One genomic segment of Pedobacter endophyticus includes these proteins:
- a CDS encoding c-type cytochrome, whose product MRNTFKKLAILALSFSFSAVLAQETPKEEDFFKISKVCVPEGPILEVGGLVTMPNGDLAVSTRRGDVYIVENPTSVKPYWRRFAYGLHEILGIAYKDGALYVAQRGELTKLVDKDQDGKADVYETVYAWPLSGHYHEYSFGPKLMPDGTFMVTGNVAFGDEEWWRAESRVPMRGWAMNITEDGKMTPYAAGFRSPAGIGTIDGKFYYTENQGDWVGSGGLWKVNKGDFMGHPASLRWTTLPNSPVKLQSDFFYSQMDERRIKNEQGRYIKPENRVNENFKTLFDMKKTFPELRLPSVWLPYGILGISSAEPVKIPENTFGPFAGQILVGDQGMSIISRIFLETVKGEEQGAAFLFRKGFRSGVLRLEWGTDGSLFVGETNRGWGSAGDANEGLEKLVYNNKMPFEMKAVRAMPDGFEVDFTMRVDRKSAEDLASYNAESFIYKYHPVYGSPPVNTEKLKISGVKVSADGLRARIIIPNLRQYYIHTLTLDGVRSQDGFYSLIHPVAYYTLNQIPDGAKLSMNEVSTKNSAAAPTPKKTAIPKVAAGRMPEAKKPTAAKTATTTSAKAPTFKEVEGLLTKNTCLACHNQTKRQIGPPFVDIAKRKYSAEKIFQLIHNPQPQNWPGYSTEMPPMPQVTKAEALKIAAWINSLDK is encoded by the coding sequence ATGAGAAATACATTTAAGAAATTAGCCATACTGGCATTAAGTTTTAGCTTCTCTGCAGTGCTTGCTCAAGAAACACCCAAAGAAGAAGATTTTTTTAAGATAAGCAAGGTATGCGTACCCGAAGGACCGATTTTAGAAGTAGGTGGTTTGGTAACGATGCCAAATGGCGATTTAGCTGTGTCTACCCGCCGTGGAGACGTTTATATTGTAGAAAACCCAACAAGTGTTAAGCCATATTGGCGCAGGTTTGCATACGGTTTACATGAAATTTTGGGCATTGCCTATAAAGATGGTGCACTTTATGTGGCGCAACGCGGTGAACTGACCAAACTGGTAGATAAAGATCAGGATGGAAAGGCCGATGTATATGAAACAGTGTACGCATGGCCATTAAGCGGTCATTACCACGAATATAGCTTTGGGCCAAAGTTGATGCCCGACGGTACTTTCATGGTAACCGGAAACGTAGCCTTTGGCGATGAAGAATGGTGGAGGGCCGAAAGCCGCGTACCTATGCGTGGGTGGGCAATGAACATTACCGAAGACGGAAAAATGACGCCTTATGCTGCTGGTTTCCGTTCGCCGGCGGGCATTGGTACAATTGATGGTAAATTCTATTACACCGAAAACCAGGGCGACTGGGTAGGCTCAGGGGGTTTATGGAAAGTAAATAAAGGTGATTTTATGGGGCATCCGGCAAGTTTAAGGTGGACAACCCTGCCTAACTCTCCCGTAAAGCTACAATCAGACTTTTTCTACTCTCAAATGGATGAGCGAAGAATCAAAAATGAGCAGGGAAGATACATTAAGCCTGAAAACCGGGTGAATGAGAACTTCAAAACTTTGTTCGATATGAAGAAGACTTTCCCCGAACTGCGTTTGCCATCTGTTTGGTTGCCTTACGGAATTTTGGGCATCTCATCTGCTGAGCCTGTAAAGATTCCGGAAAATACCTTTGGGCCATTTGCTGGCCAAATTTTAGTAGGCGATCAGGGAATGAGTATCATTTCGAGGATTTTCTTGGAAACCGTAAAAGGCGAAGAACAAGGTGCCGCTTTCTTGTTCCGTAAAGGCTTCCGTTCGGGCGTTTTGCGTTTAGAATGGGGAACCGACGGTTCTTTATTTGTTGGCGAAACCAACCGCGGATGGGGCTCGGCAGGCGACGCGAACGAAGGATTAGAAAAATTAGTTTACAACAATAAAATGCCTTTCGAAATGAAAGCCGTAAGGGCAATGCCCGATGGTTTTGAAGTTGATTTTACCATGCGTGTCGACCGTAAATCGGCAGAGGATTTGGCTTCATACAATGCCGAAAGTTTCATTTACAAATATCATCCGGTGTATGGTTCACCTCCGGTAAATACGGAGAAGTTAAAAATTTCTGGTGTAAAAGTATCGGCAGATGGATTACGGGCTCGAATTATCATTCCCAACCTCCGCCAGTATTACATTCACACGCTAACGTTGGATGGAGTAAGATCTCAAGACGGTTTTTATTCGCTTATTCATCCCGTGGCCTATTACACCTTAAATCAAATTCCAGACGGAGCTAAGCTTTCAATGAACGAGGTAAGCACAAAAAACTCTGCTGCAGCACCAACTCCAAAAAAGACTGCAATTCCGAAAGTTGCCGCAGGGAGAATGCCCGAAGCAAAGAAGCCAACTGCTGCCAAAACGGCGACAACAACTTCCGCCAAAGCGCCAACCTTTAAAGAAGTAGAGGGTTTGCTAACCAAAAATACCTGTTTAGCCTGCCATAATCAAACTAAAAGACAAATCGGCCCACCGTTCGTTGATATTGCAAAACGCAAGTACTCGGCAGAAAAGATTTTCCAGTTGATTCACAATCCGCAGCCGCAAAACTGGCCGGGTTATTCAACAGAAATGCCGCCAATGCCGCAGGTAACCAAGGCCGAAGCTTTAAAAATCGCCGCCTGGATTAACTCGTTAGATAAATAA
- a CDS encoding 3-keto-disaccharide hydrolase, whose protein sequence is MKINVLRASCATILWLGATLLAHGQRLDLKDLSAFKNPGNSWSIVGNAFADLNADNVLKTSKGDGILINQSSGKKPGSDLYTTNEYGDVAVELDYLTAKGTNSGIYLQGNYEIQIDDAWGLKNATSSNNGGIYQRWDDSKPEAEKGFGGIAPRQNASKAPGLWQHIKIIFQAPKFDGSGKKTENAKIVSIELNGVTIHENVELFGATRGAASLEKAKGPLRLQGDHGTVAFRNIEIKELSDMPKANQNGGADPIYIDAPSNNMIRSFVDVVRGVRSVHAISVGGPEKVAYSYDLDNGTLLQGWHGNFIDATPMWDGRGNGTSRPLGSITRFTTKPVLAIAKLANENDKWIADTAGTGFKPKGYVMDDQDRPEFKYTINGTHVTDAVKVMANGQGLSRAVSVDKPSKDLYFLLASASNIEEVSKGLYLIDDKSYYIQLADGSAKPVIRDVDGKKEMIVALGDKLNYTILF, encoded by the coding sequence ATGAAAATAAACGTCTTAAGGGCGAGTTGCGCAACCATACTTTGGTTGGGCGCAACCTTACTGGCCCATGGCCAACGCCTTGATCTTAAAGATCTTTCTGCATTTAAAAATCCCGGTAACTCCTGGTCGATAGTTGGAAATGCATTCGCCGATTTAAACGCCGACAATGTGTTAAAAACAAGTAAGGGAGATGGAATCCTCATCAACCAGTCGTCGGGCAAAAAACCCGGTTCAGACCTATACACCACTAACGAATACGGCGATGTTGCCGTAGAGCTGGATTATCTAACCGCCAAAGGCACAAATTCGGGCATTTATCTTCAAGGAAACTACGAAATTCAGATCGACGATGCCTGGGGTTTAAAAAACGCCACCTCATCAAACAATGGCGGTATTTACCAGCGTTGGGATGATTCAAAGCCCGAGGCCGAAAAAGGTTTCGGCGGAATCGCACCTCGCCAAAACGCAAGCAAGGCGCCGGGATTGTGGCAACACATCAAAATTATTTTTCAGGCGCCAAAATTCGACGGTTCAGGCAAAAAAACTGAAAATGCCAAAATTGTAAGTATCGAATTAAACGGTGTAACCATTCACGAAAACGTTGAATTGTTCGGTGCAACCCGCGGTGCTGCCAGCCTCGAGAAAGCAAAAGGCCCTTTGCGTTTGCAAGGCGACCACGGAACTGTAGCTTTCCGGAATATCGAAATAAAAGAACTTTCTGATATGCCCAAAGCCAATCAGAACGGTGGTGCCGATCCCATTTACATCGATGCACCAAGTAATAACATGATCAGAAGCTTTGTAGACGTGGTAAGGGGAGTACGTTCAGTGCATGCCATTTCAGTTGGCGGACCTGAAAAAGTAGCCTATAGTTACGATTTGGATAACGGCACATTGCTGCAAGGCTGGCACGGAAACTTTATCGATGCGACGCCCATGTGGGATGGTCGCGGTAACGGCACCTCTCGTCCTTTGGGCAGTATTACCCGTTTTACCACCAAGCCGGTTTTGGCCATTGCTAAGCTCGCCAACGAAAACGACAAATGGATTGCAGATACAGCCGGAACTGGTTTTAAACCGAAAGGCTATGTTATGGACGACCAGGATCGCCCGGAATTTAAGTATACCATCAACGGAACCCATGTTACAGATGCCGTTAAGGTAATGGCCAACGGACAAGGTTTGAGCAGAGCGGTTTCAGTAGATAAGCCTTCAAAAGACCTTTATTTCTTGCTGGCCTCCGCTTCCAATATCGAAGAAGTATCAAAGGGATTATACCTGATTGATGATAAATCTTATTACATACAATTGGCCGATGGATCTGCAAAGCCCGTAATTAGAGATGTTGATGGCAAAAAAGAAATGATTGTTGCCCTGGGCGATAAGTTAAATTATACCATTTTGTTTTAA
- a CDS encoding GH92 family glycosyl hydrolase, with product MKKLFIALLSFAASTSFAQNVGKITDPVDWINPLMGTQSKPSLSNGNTYPAIGLPWGMNMWTPQTGKNGDGWAYVYDADKIRGFKQTHQPSPWMNDYGAFSIMPVTGKLAFNDDDRASWFSHKAEISKPYYYSVYLADADVTTEITPTERAAQFRFTFPKTDSSFVVIDAQNKGSYIKIIPAERKIIGYTSKYARGPLPKNFRNYFVIYFNKDFKMAKTWDDKKLNDKDLELTVDHAGAVIGFATQKGEQVIAKVASSFISFEQADLNLKRELGNDGFDATKAKGRAIWNKTLSKIEVEGGTIDQMRTFYSCLYRTLFFPNKLYELDAQNQIVHYSPYNGQVLPGYMFAGTGFWDTFRALYPFLNLVYPSINKEMQQGLINDYKEGGWLPEWSSPGYANIMVGNNSASVVSDAYIKGMRGYDIETLWQALKHGANNEGPMEAVGRDGVKYYNELGYVPFDVKKNENAAKTLEYAYDDFTIYQLGRALGKPASEIDIYKKRAMNYKNLFDPASGLMRGKNQDGTFQSPFSPFKWGGAFTEGNSWHYTWSVFQDIDGLARLMGGHEKFVTKLDSVFSMPPVFDESAYGGVIHEIREMQIANMGQYAHGNQPIQHMIYLYNYGGAPYKTQYWVRETMNRMYKATPDGYCGDEDNGQTSAWYVFSAMGFYPVTPAVDQYVLGAPLFKKVTITLDNGKKVTINAPANSDNNRYVQSLQMNGKPYSKNWISHSGLQKGAVLNFNMGAMPNKTRGSNPVDFPYSLSTEK from the coding sequence ATGAAAAAACTTTTTATCGCCCTATTAAGCTTTGCTGCCTCAACCAGCTTTGCACAAAACGTTGGCAAAATTACAGATCCTGTCGACTGGATAAATCCGCTGATGGGAACGCAATCCAAGCCAAGCCTGTCAAATGGTAACACCTACCCGGCAATTGGTTTGCCTTGGGGAATGAATATGTGGACACCGCAAACCGGCAAAAACGGCGACGGATGGGCCTATGTTTACGATGCAGATAAAATTCGTGGCTTTAAACAAACCCATCAGCCATCGCCATGGATGAACGATTACGGTGCATTTTCTATTATGCCGGTTACAGGTAAACTGGCCTTCAATGATGACGACAGAGCAAGCTGGTTTAGCCACAAGGCCGAAATTTCTAAACCTTATTATTACAGCGTTTACCTGGCCGATGCCGATGTAACGACCGAAATAACACCAACAGAAAGAGCTGCCCAGTTTAGGTTTACCTTTCCTAAAACAGATAGCTCGTTTGTGGTAATCGATGCGCAAAACAAAGGATCGTACATCAAAATTATCCCTGCCGAACGAAAAATTATAGGCTACACCTCTAAATATGCCCGTGGCCCGCTTCCCAAAAACTTTAGAAACTACTTTGTAATCTATTTCAACAAGGATTTCAAAATGGCTAAAACCTGGGATGACAAAAAATTAAATGATAAAGACTTAGAATTGACGGTAGATCATGCAGGTGCCGTTATCGGGTTCGCCACACAAAAAGGCGAGCAGGTAATTGCTAAAGTCGCTTCGTCGTTTATCAGTTTCGAGCAAGCCGATTTAAACCTAAAAAGAGAATTGGGCAACGATGGTTTCGATGCTACAAAAGCAAAAGGCCGTGCCATTTGGAATAAAACTTTAAGCAAAATTGAAGTTGAGGGCGGTACCATCGATCAAATGCGCACTTTCTACTCATGCTTATACCGCACCTTGTTTTTCCCTAACAAGTTATACGAATTGGATGCTCAAAATCAAATTGTTCACTACAGTCCTTACAACGGACAGGTTTTGCCGGGTTACATGTTTGCGGGAACAGGTTTTTGGGATACCTTCAGGGCATTGTACCCATTCTTAAACCTCGTTTATCCGTCGATAAACAAAGAAATGCAACAAGGCTTAATCAACGATTACAAAGAAGGCGGTTGGTTGCCAGAGTGGAGCAGCCCGGGTTACGCCAACATTATGGTGGGCAATAACTCGGCATCTGTAGTTTCTGATGCTTATATTAAAGGCATGCGTGGTTACGATATCGAAACTTTATGGCAGGCATTAAAACATGGTGCCAACAACGAAGGCCCAATGGAAGCCGTTGGTCGCGATGGAGTTAAATATTACAATGAGTTGGGTTATGTTCCTTTTGATGTGAAGAAAAACGAGAACGCGGCTAAAACCCTTGAGTACGCTTATGATGATTTTACCATCTATCAATTGGGAAGAGCGTTGGGCAAACCAGCATCAGAAATTGATATTTATAAGAAAAGGGCCATGAACTATAAAAATCTTTTCGATCCAGCATCGGGCTTAATGCGTGGCAAAAATCAAGATGGAACTTTCCAAAGCCCCTTCAGTCCTTTTAAATGGGGCGGTGCCTTTACCGAAGGCAACAGCTGGCATTATACCTGGTCGGTTTTTCAAGATATTGATGGTTTAGCCAGATTGATGGGTGGCCATGAGAAATTTGTAACCAAACTAGATTCAGTGTTTTCTATGCCTCCGGTATTTGATGAAAGTGCTTACGGCGGCGTTATACACGAAATCCGCGAAATGCAAATTGCAAACATGGGGCAATATGCACACGGAAACCAGCCGATTCAACACATGATTTATTTGTACAACTACGGTGGTGCACCATATAAAACGCAATATTGGGTTCGCGAAACCATGAACAGAATGTACAAGGCTACACCAGATGGTTATTGCGGCGACGAAGATAACGGACAAACATCGGCATGGTATGTATTTTCGGCCATGGGCTTTTACCCGGTTACGCCTGCAGTAGATCAGTATGTTTTGGGCGCTCCTTTATTTAAGAAAGTAACCATTACATTAGATAACGGCAAAAAGGTAACCATTAATGCGCCTGCAAATAGCGATAACAATCGTTATGTACAGTCGTTACAAATGAACGGAAAGCCGTATTCTAAAAACTGGATCAGCCACAGCGGTTTGCAAAAAGGTGCAGTGTTGAATTTCAATATGGGCGCTATGCCAAACAAAACCAGAGGCTCAAACCCGGTTGATTTCCCTTATTCATTATCGACAGAGAAATAA